CTTTCTTAACTTTATTTAGCTAACTCTTTTTTACCATTATTAAAGTATTTTAGTGATCCTACTGAACCAGATACTTTAAATTTTCCATCTTTGTAAACAACTTTAGTTACCGCGTCATTTTTCATTGGAGAACCAGTATATTGTTTAGAATTGAGTGTTGAAATAAACAAGCTAATAGACATTCCTGAACTAACAACTAAAACATTGCCTCCACCTGATTTTTGTTGCTTTTTAACAATTCTAGTAAGAGACTGTGACATCCTTTTCTCTACTGTCTTAGAAGCTTCGGCTCGATATTTAGCTGGTAATTCAGTATTTAGTTTATTTTGCTTATCTAATTCATAATATCCATCCTGCATTTTATTTATTGCATTTTTTCCTGTTTTTTTCAAAAATTCCTTACTATCTTTAAAACCATAATATTTGGCAATTTCCGGAATGTTTTGAGCGGCATCTGGTCTTCCTTCATAACTACCATAATTACACTCTCTCAAATTGTTATCAATCTGCAAATTAATTTTTTTATTTCCAGAGTTATTTAGTACTCCTTGAGCTGTTTTTTCTTGTCTTGTCAAATCACCTGAATAGGCAGCCTTAAAAGTTGTACCTTTTAGGCCACGTCCCAAGTACTTAGCCCCATCAATACCATTTTGAGTTAAAGTATAGTCACTCCATCCTTGCGCTCGATGCATAACATTTGCAGTAGTTTCTCCATGACGTACAAGGTAAACTACTACTTCTTTGGAGTCGCTGTTACTTTTAGCATAGGTTAAATTACAATTCACGAATAATGAAGCAAATAAAATAGTAACCAACATTAGTGTACTGCTAATTATACGTTTCAAAATATATTCTCCTAATATATAATCAAAGTCATTTTAATTCTAATAATTCATCCTTTTGATTAATTTTACCTGTAGCAACAGTCTTAACTTCATGATAATTCTTCGTATTAGTAATAATAATCGGTGTGGTTACTTCTAGTTTAGCATCCTTAATGATATCAATGTCAAATTTAACTAACAATTGACCAGCAGTAACATGATCGCCTTTTTTAACCAAAGTTTCAAAACCTTTGCCATCTAATTGCACTGTGTCCATACCAATATGAATCAAGATTTCTGCACCATCATCGGTTGTTAATCCTACAGCATGTCCAGTAGGGAACACCATTTGTACGGTGGCATCTGCTGGAGCAACCACTTCACCAACACTCGGTTCAATCGCAACACCTTGACCCATTGCACCTGATGAGAATACTTCATCTTTAATATCAGCAAGAGGAACAATGGTACCAGTTAAAGGACTTGCTAGTTTAGTAGCCTGATTATAATTAATTTCCTTTTTATCATTATTTATATTGTTAGAAGCTGTATCACCTGTATCAGCAACTTCTACTTTATTGTCATTAACACCACCCCATAAAATCGTGAAAATTGTTCCTAAAGCAAAAGCTACGATATCTCCAATAATTGAAAGACCAAAACCCTTTCCAATAAATGTTGGTAAAGACAAAATGGTTGCTAAGCTAACAGAATTAGCATGTGCACCAGAAATAGCTACTATTGCACCACCGATACCACCTGCAGCCATGGCACAATAAAAAGTTTTTTTCATTTTTAAAGTAATTCCATAAACTGTTGGTTCAGTAATACCAAAAATGGCTGTTATTGTATTAGATCCGGCTAAACCTTTCATTTTTTTATCTTTAGTTTTTAAGAAGACACCGAATGCAGCACCAGCTTGTGATAAAACTGCTGGTAATAAAATAGGCATAAGTGGTTCATAACCCCATTTAGTTAAATTATTCATCATAACTGGAACGAAGGCCCAATGTACACCAAAGATAACAAATAC
The nucleotide sequence above comes from Bombilactobacillus bombi. Encoded proteins:
- a CDS encoding beta-glucoside-specific PTS transporter subunit IIABC, with the translated sequence MDYTNLATNILELVGGDTNINSAWHCATRLRFILKDETKANTEKIEDLDGVIKVVKAGGQYQIVIGNNVGEVYDALISIDSRLGDDSEVTKTTTEKKKLTFKGAFDAFIAFISGSFTPFLGAMAGAGILKGLLSLFVAVHWMTPNTGAYQVWYAAADGIFYFLPIILAFTAAKQLKVNQYVTVSIAMALVYPTMVALTTKHAAINFFGIPIVPTTYTSTVIPILLVVFVQKYLEPIFNKFWHESVRNILTPLCVLMILVPLTFIVVGPISTVISNALAGLVLALYQNARILSGLVLGAFWEVFVIFGVHWAFVPVMMNNLTKWGYEPLMPILLPAVLSQAGAAFGVFLKTKDKKMKGLAGSNTITAIFGITEPTVYGITLKMKKTFYCAMAAGGIGGAIVAISGAHANSVSLATILSLPTFIGKGFGLSIIGDIVAFALGTIFTILWGGVNDNKVEVADTGDTASNNINNDKKEINYNQATKLASPLTGTIVPLADIKDEVFSSGAMGQGVAIEPSVGEVVAPADATVQMVFPTGHAVGLTTDDGAEILIHIGMDTVQLDGKGFETLVKKGDHVTAGQLLVKFDIDIIKDAKLEVTTPIIITNTKNYHEVKTVATGKINQKDELLELK
- a CDS encoding histidine phosphatase family protein, with the translated sequence MKRIISSTLMLVTILFASLFVNCNLTYAKSNSDSKEVVVYLVRHGETTANVMHRAQGWSDYTLTQNGIDGAKYLGRGLKGTTFKAAYSGDLTRQEKTAQGVLNNSGNKKINLQIDNNLRECNYGSYEGRPDAAQNIPEIAKYYGFKDSKEFLKKTGKNAINKMQDGYYELDKQNKLNTELPAKYRAEASKTVEKRMSQSLTRIVKKQQKSGGGNVLVVSSGMSISLFISTLNSKQYTGSPMKNDAVTKVVYKDGKFKVSGSVGSLKYFNNGKKELAK